The following coding sequences lie in one Paramisgurnus dabryanus chromosome 16, PD_genome_1.1, whole genome shotgun sequence genomic window:
- the LOC135749465 gene encoding uncharacterized protein, with the protein MSSLGEEVRDAVLAVLPGLPDDKLSSLLNTLASIGVESKSDLQFIKEQDLPDHITPIQCRRLLSAWNAGDQTSCVKATSRETPNLLSDTTTEVFLSKSSSSSTPSVSSTDSSSTTVDLSVWPENFEVPWNRMSSDIKTAIALRKRPTAKDRREMVRIIVDEMRLTELNPSKSQCLIVAKKIVRQYPECFADVLRDGTKIGTGYGSLLTQIKTRVEHVNRGCSLSRRRTQKITSNSPVEHIAPGPADQYGCVRWQPECPVEETEESLKDKQKEMKDLYSTEGPAGAERRHLSQLMEATYYLQRKSINACPPPSFAELKNDWPYLFTPKELYSHFKSLTNISILEKLENSMEEKGKMIIQFFQQKQAGCNANEIQRILVKFDDSGASCIIPCVILLLLSHFKEKPEALILQADVAATEADVENSFTLPDSPRLIVLGEILTATQWMLSIEGQVVVNPHPNLVAGFAALFAAYYNFNLVYQEEASSTLEFVQRCFVGINPTTGTKTATTKVGGRKSGKASEKRNNTVNPHVSTLLRKLMDFEWLRM; encoded by the exons ATGTCATCATTAGGGGAGGAAGTACGAGATGCTGTGTTGGCTGTCCTACCTGGGCTACCAGATGATAAACTTTCTTCTCTCTTGAACACTTTGGCAAGCATAGGAGTTGAATCCAAATCTGACCTGCAGTTCATTAAAGAGCAGGATCTCCCTGATCACATCACACCAATACAGTGCCGTCGACTCCTCAGTGCATGGAATGCAGGAG atcaaACAAGTTGTGTCAAAGCAACATCTCGAGAAACCCCAAACCTGCTTTCTGATACCACAACGGAGGTCTTCTTATCAAAGTCTAGCTCATCAAGCACACCAAGTGTGTCCAGCACAGACAGTTCCAGTACAACTGTGGATTTATCTGTATGGCCGGAAAACTTTGAAGTTCCCTGGAATAGGATGTCTTCTGATATTAAAACAGCCATTGCACTGAGAAAACGCCCTACAGCAAAGGATCGCAGAGAAATGGTTAGAATAATTGTGGATGAGATGAGACTGACAGAGTTAAATCCATCGAAATCACAGTGCCTGATTGTGGCTAAGAAGATAGTTAGACAATATCCGGAATGCTTTGCTGATGTCCTGCGAGATGGCACAAAGATTGGCACTGGTTATGGATCTCTGTTGACTCAAATTAAAACACGAGTAGAGCATGTTAATCGTGGCTGCTCACTGTCAAGACGCAGGACACAGAAAATTACCTCAAATTCACCAGTGGAACACATTGCTCCAGGACCTGCTGACCAGTACGGTTGTGTGAGATGGCAGCCTGAGTGTCCTGTAGAAGAAACTGAGGAGAGTCTCAAAGATAAacaaaaagaaatgaaagaCCTCTATAGTACTGAGGGACCAGCTGGAGCAGAGAGAAGACATCTCAGTCAGTTAATGGAAGCAACATACTATCTCCAAAGAAAATCAATCAATGCCTGTCCACCACCATCCTTTGCTGAGTTGAAAAATGACTGGCCATACCTTTTTACACCCAAAGAACTTTATAGCCACTTTAAATCCCTCACAAACATAAGCATTCTGGAAAAACTTGAGAACTCCATGGAAGAGAAGGGAAAGATGATCATTCAGTTCTTCCAACAAAAGCAAGCAGGGTGTAATGCAAATGAGATCCAGCGCATACTTGTCAAGTTTGATGATAGTGGAGCATCTTGTATCATCCCATGCGTGATCCTTCTACTTCTGTCCCATTTCAAAGAGAAACCTGAAGCACTCATTCTTCAGGCTGAT GTAGCGGCAACAGAAGCTGATGTTGAAAATAGTTTCACTCTTCCAGACTCACCAAGACTGATCGTCCTAG GTGAAATCCTCACTGCAACTCAGTGGATGCTGAGTATTGAAGGTCAGGTGGTTGTGAATCCACACCCAAACCTTGTGGCTGGATTTGCAGCCTTGTTTGCAGCATACTACAACTTTAACCTGGTTTACCAGGAGGAGGCATCATCCACACTTGAATTTGTTCAAAG ATGTTTTGTTGGAATCAACCCTACCACTGGAACCAAGACAGCCACAACAAAGGTTGGAGGCAGAAAAAGTGGAAAAGCCTCTGAGAAGAGAAACAACACCGTAAACCCTCATGTGTCTACTCTTCTAAGAAAATTAATGGACTTTGAATGGTTACGCATGTAA